The Nerophis lumbriciformis linkage group LG36, RoL_Nlum_v2.1, whole genome shotgun sequence DNA window CTTGTCCTGGTTCTTCTACCTCACAGGTCAGTTCTTGTCCTGGTTCTTCTACCTCACAGGTCAGTTCTTGTCCTGGTTCTTCTACCTCACAGGTCAGTTCTTGTCCTGGTTCTTCTACCTAACAGGTGAGTTCTTGTCCTGGTTCTTCTACCTCACAGGTGAGTTTGTGTCCTGGTTCTTCTACCTCACAGGTGAGTCACTGGTCTTCTTGTCCTGGTTCTTCTACCTCACAGGTGAGTCACTGGTCTTCTTGTCCTGGTTCTTCTACCTCAACTTCCACACCCTCATCCTGCTTTTGGGGCTTCTCAATGTGCTGACTCAGCGTTTTGGTTTCAGtttcagttatatatatatatatatatatatatatatatatatatatatatatatatatatatatatatatatatatatatatatatatatatatatacatatatatatatatatatatatatacatatatatatatatacatatatatatatatatatatatagttagtttATGTTGAGTGTATTTTCCTTTACAAAAATGGTACAGGACAAGAGGATTGTATTTTCCATTCACGTGTTGGCATGGCAACAGTTGTTGGACATGGTGGGCTTGTGGCTTTCAAAGCCTTTCAAGCGCATGTTGATAGCAAATCCAGCTTTGTGAGGAGGATGGAATGTTTTTATTGAGAACTGTTAGACCAAGAATGGTCTCCATCAGCCTTCCAGCCACCCACACTTGAATTGAAGTCAGatatgttgtcatgtgttgtcctATATTTGCAGCTGTGAGTGGAATTGAAGTCAGATAAGTCATCATGTGTTGTCCTATGTTTGCAGCAGTGAGTGGAATTGAAGTCAGATAAGTCATTATGTGTTGTCCTATATGTGCAGCAGTGAGTGGAATTGAAGTCAGATAAGTCATTATGTGTTGTCCTATATGTGCAGCAGTGAGTGGAATTGAAGTCAGATAAGTCATCATGTGTTGTCCTATATGTGCAGCAGTGAGTGGAATTGAAGTCAGATAAGTCATCATGTGTTGTCCTATGTTTGCAGCAGTGAGTGGAATTGAAGTCAGATAAGTCATCATGTGTTGTCCTATATTTGCAGCAGTGAGTGGAATTGAAGTCAGATACGTCATCATGTGTTGTCCTATATGTGCAGCAGTGAGTTGAATTGAAGTCAGATAAGTCATCATGTATTGTCCTATGTGTGCCGCAGTGAGTGGAATTGAAGTCAGATAAGTCATCATGTGTTGTCCTATGTTTGCAGCAGTGAGTGGAATTGAAGTCAGATACGTCATCATGTGTTGTCCTATATTTGCAGCAGTGAGTGGAATTGAAGTCAGATAAGTCATCATGTGTTGTCCTATATGTGCAGCAGTGAGTGGAATTGAAGTCAGATACGTCATCATGTGTTGTCCTATATGTGCAGCAGTGAGTGGAATTGAAGTCAGATAAGTCATCATGTGTTGTCCTATATTTGCAGCAGTGAGTGGAAGCACAGACTCCAGTGAGGTGGCAGAGGAGGACTACACCACTCATGTAGACTATGACAGTATGTATGATTTTCTAATACTGTATTTGTCTATTGATGGTATTATAACAATGCACTTGCCCAAGTAAAAGCACTTCTAATgtctggtactctctgcagttgagtaaccaTTTTGCATGGGCCACAAAAAGAccattaaataaatatttgttaatAACATATCAACTGATGGGTACATTTATGgacagttttgtatttgtgaaaaaATGCACTTTGAAAGTGAAAATGTTGAATTTTGACAAACACATCAGTGTATTAAGAATACAAAATAAGTTTTCAGGTTAAATATCATTATGATTCACTCTGGTAATTGTttacaatcaatatttatttttcactTACATTTCTTTTGATATTTGagcttgttttttttccaggttcAACAGTTTTAATGCTTTTTGTTCCGTTCCATAAAtgtacaatattttccccaaaaagattttcaaagtggaacatttcatgtgaagtagttggagctttaaataagtcaataattcataacgggcggtatagctcggttggtagagcggccgtgccagcaacttgagggttccaggttcgatccccgcttccgccatcctagtcactgccgttgtgtccttgggcaagacacttgacccacctgctcccagtgccacccacactgctttaaacgtaacttagatattggctttcactatgtaaagtgctttgagtcactagagaaaaagcgctatataaatataattcacttcactaacattgattgattttaattcattattgtttTGGAAAACTTATATTTTCCTACTACAATTCTtaaggatccaaaagggccccgctcataaaattgttaaaaataagtcatacttttattttgcttttaacacttaaatctttagatcaacttcagttctttttttaaatgtgtttgttttattcccttgttgtcaaagtaaactttttgatatggcaaacacaaaaagtatgcaATATATCCCCCCCAAAATGttctaagtggaatatttaatgtgaagcaaTTGGAAccttgaatagatcaataattcataacattgattttgattccatatttttttttaacaatgacaaaaACTTTGTCTTTTTACAAGTCAACAGTGCAACTTTTTTCTCgtcacatttcacctgtttgctcttttattccactttgttgttttttttttaaatagtatttttagaatgtgttaaAAAAGGAGCTGCGGGACAGCATGATTAGTTGTTGTACAATAATACAACCTTGCTAAATGTATTTGCTATGTTGTTGTCCACCAGGTCTATACTGGTGTCACTCTCCACGCCTGACCAATGGCGAGGCCACCTGCCACTCCCCCAGGGGCCGAGCCTACCGGACCACCCAGGGCACGCGCTGCAACATGCGCTGCGACCGCGGCTACCGCCTGTCGGGCAGCAGCTCCATCCAATGCATGGCCGACCGCCGCTGGTCCGGGACGTCCATGTGTCGCAGtgagtgggtgggtgggtgggtgggtgggtgggcgcCATGGCACGGCTCGTCACCAGCTTGATGTCTTTGCAGAGATTCGCTGCCCCGTGTTGCCGCTCATCCCGCACGGCAGGTACACCTGCACCCAAGGCTTTGTGGTGGACTCCAGGTGCGACTTCACCTGCTCCCCCGGCCACCGCATCGAGGGGgagcactcgcgcacctgtcagcACGGGGGGGCTTGGAGCGGGGCGCAGCCCATTTGTTCAGGTACTGTCCAGTAAGTAAGTGTACTTTTGATTGATGAAGCGCCGTACAAAACAACATGGACATCAACAAAAGTTCAAAAGTCCATGAACTCAAAGTCTGACTAAAAACGATGTTTTTGAAAAGAGTCAACACGgtcaagatcacagagggactgCTTTCAacttgttccagagtctgggggcTACAGCCttgaatgccaggtctccacgggttttcaAATAAGTTTGGGGGATTTTtaggagaccctggcctgaaggctGCACCCTTTAAGATACCCTGGCCTGAAGGCTGCACCCTTtaggagaccctggcctgaaggctGCACCCTTTAAGATACCCTGGCCTGAAGGCTGCAccctttagaagaccctggcctgaaggctGCACACTTTtggagaccctggcctgaaggctGCACCCTTtaggagaccctggcctgaaggctGCACCCTTtaggagaccctggcctgaaggctGCACCCTTtaggagaccctggcctgaaggctGCACCCTTtaggagaccctggcctgaaggctGCACCCTTtaggagaccctggcctgaaggctGCACACTTtaggagaccctggcctgaaggctGCACCCTTtaggagaccctggcctgaaggctGCACCCTTTAAGATACCCTGGCCTGAAGGCTGCAccctttagaagaccctggcctgaaggctGCACACTTtaggagaccctggcctgaaggctGCACCCTTtaggagaccctggcctgaaggctGCACCCTTtaggagaccctggcctgaaggctGCACCCTTtaggagaccctggcctgaaggctGCACCCTTtaggagaccctggcctgaaggctGCACCCTGAAGTGTAGGGGCACAACAAATCAGTGATGTActtaggggccccaccatgccACGCATGGAAAGTCAGGACTGTGCCAGGGGTGTCCAACccgttttagctcaggggccgcttggaggaaaatctattcccacacgGTCAAatcacttaaaaataaagacaacttcagattgttctcTTTGTCTTACTGGGGCCCAAAAAAGAGCACATTcggaaaatgtacatattacaaataatcctcttgacaaaacacttcaagttagttgaaaattctgagaaaaaaattggtgcagtttcaaaaacaccacaaataacttagactttgtctcagtgtttttacaaaataattacaCTTCCTGTTTAGGATTCTTATGTTGGCAGGTCACAATAAAAGACGTGTTTGAAAAAGCAAcggagtgtttcctcaaaccgccataCTGATGAAATCCACAAccgccacaacacattcatttatcatcattcaaatattacaatataatataatcaaaacaattgtcaaaattaCACAAATGAAaggtaacataactccaaacgtaaccaatgtgaacatgctagatttaagcatacaataaaatagaacaacacatttttacaatggagttcagggtgcgcttCTTGCCATCAACCAATTACAAGCGCAGCACtgaactctaactacaaagatgatggtaatgttgacttaagtctttgcatcttatcgTTCCCttattttatctgttgagtggatcATTTACAATAAAATAAGGTGTAGTGTGTCGCCACAGCATCAGTCTGTCGCCATCTGCTGCCAgtcacaacaggagcagctgatttgCTTGCACCTGTGCTGATTGGAGTAGTAGCAGCCAATCCAGAaagcgcttaaagtcagctgacacgtcatctttaaacggTGTCATGTGTGGCGTGGGTCACACTTGAATTGctcttgcgacatccagtggacacatttagaacagcagttccctaaccctaaaactacagctcatttttatactgagcaaaGTCATTTTGCGGGCCTGATATCCTGCTCTATGTGGAACTGAAATAAAGACTGGATAGTTCTGGGTGCCTAAGTCTAAAATGTCTCTTTGACTTGTTGAAACAAGTGAAAACAGAATTAGAAAAGTCAATGCGAGaccgtgaatgatcatttccaaATCCCATtatgacaacaaatttctcacttgaGAGACATTTCTCaggtgataaaaacagtttttggtctgtTGACGACGCTCCAAAGACTTTGATCAGAGGTTTCTGGGGCTGCTTTAACAGATGCACCTGAagagttcttgatcagggggatctttttatcaGGAGCAATGATCCGAGTTTCCCTTTTGTGAGAATCTATCTGAAGGAAATTGGGACGCAAGCAGTTTTTGACAGAGGACACACATTCCAAGAAGTGCGATAAAGAGTGAAACAAAAACCCTCACAGAGACTGATAGCTTCCATCTCAGTCCATCTGCTTTGCATTTGACGTTTGTTCCTTCTGTAAAGCTTCAGTTTCACCGAAGCAAACATGATATTTTCCTGCTGTGGGGCTTCAAACCCATTTCAGACACGGAACCTCCAAAAATCAAGTGTCCGCGATCCAGAATCAAGTTCGCCGACCCTGGAAAACTGACTGCCAGGGTGAGCTGGGATGCCCCGCTGGCCACAGACACAGCTGACAAAGTCCTGGAGTAAGTGCCCTTAGAACTGGACACTTGTTGGATTCTAGTTGATGTGTCTTTGTAGTTGGATTCTAGTTGATGTGTCTTTGTAGTGTGATTGTAGTTGACGTGTCTTAGTAGTGTGATTGTAGTTGATGTGTCTTTGTAGTGTGATTGTAGTTGACGTGTCTTTGTAGTGTGATTGTAGTTGACGTGTCTTTGTAGTGTGATTGTAGTTGACGTGTCTTTGTAGTGTGATTGTAGTTGACGTGTCTTTGTAGTGTGATTGTAGTTGACGTGTCTTTGTAGTGTGATTGTAGTTGACGTGTCTTTGTAGTGTGATTGTAGTTGACGTGTCTTTGTAGTGTGATTGTAGTTGACGTGTCTTAGTAGTGTGATTGTAGTTGACGTGTCTTAGTAGTGTGATTGTAGTTGACGTGTCTTTGTAGTGTGATTGTAGTTGACGTGTCTTTGTAGTGTGATTGTAGTTGACGTGTCTTTGTAGTGTGATTGTAGTTGACGTGTCTTTGTAGTGTGATTGTAGTTGACGTGTCTTAGTAGTGTGATTGTAGTTGATGTGTCTTTGTAGTGTGATTGTAGTTGACGTGTCTTTGTAGTGTGATTGTAGTGGACGTGTCTTTGTAGTGTGATTGTAGTTGACGTGTCTTTGTAGTGTGATTGTAGTTGACGTGTCTTTGTAGTGTGATTGTAGTTGACGTGTCTTTGTAGTGTGATTGTAGTTGACGTGTCTTTGTAGTGTGATTGTAGTTGACGTGTCTTTGTAGTGTGATTGTAGTTGACGTGTCTTTGTAGTGTGATTGTAGTTGACGTGTCTCTGTAGTGTGATTGTAGTTGACGTGTCTCTGTAGCGTGATTGTAGTTGATGTGTCTTTGTAGTGTGATTGTAGTTGACGTGTCTTTGTAGTGTGATTGTAGTTGACGTGTCTTTGTAGTGTGATTGTAGTTGACGTGTCTTTGTAGTGTGATTGTAGTTGTGTCTTTGTAGTGTGATTGTAGTTGACGTGTCTTTGTAGTGTGATTGTAGTTGACGTGTCTTTGTAGTGTGATTGTAGTTGACGTGTCTTTGTAGTGTGATTGTAGTTGATGTGTCTTTGTAGTGTGATTGTAGTTGACGTGTCTTTGTAGTGTGATTGTAGTTGACGTGTCTTTGTAGTGTGATTGTAGTTGACGTGTCTTTGTAGTGTGATTGTAGTTGATGTGTCTTTGTAGTGTGATTGTAGTTGACGTGTCTTTGTAGTGTGATTGTAGTTGACGTGTCTTTGTAGTGTGATTGTAGTTGACGTGTCTCTGTAGTGTGATTGTAGTTGACGTGTCTTTGTAGTGTGATTGTAGTTGACGTGTCTTTGTAGTGTGATTGTAGTTGATGTGTCTTTGTAGTGTGATTGTAGTTGTGTCTTTGTAGTGTGATTGTAGTTGACGTGTCTTTGTAGTGTGATTGTAGTTGACGTGTCTTTGTAGTGTGATTGTAGTTGACGTGTCTTTGTAGTGTGATTGTAGTTGATGTGTCTTTGTAGTGTGATTCTAGTGGGCCAGCAGCCAGACAGCGACTTCAGCGAGGGAGCTAACGTCATCCGCTACAAAGTCTTTGACCAAGCCAGAAACAGAGCTGCCTGCAAGTTTATCATCCGGGTTGAGGGTAAGCACCAAGACTCTTTAAGCACCTTCACCTTTTGGGAGCCATTAAAACACTTCATGGACGTCTTCGCTTTGGACAAAATGTCCCAAGGATTCAAGAGTTAGGGCACACCTTTGTTCTATAAACCACAGTTTCTTAACCACAGTCCATTATTGTTTTTTACTCACtgctccaccacttgtggcagtaatgacaatctcaaacaaacagaagtataTTTAGGAGACATTGTTGGCCCCGCCTCCAACAAGATGTcttccacaacaccagggggagctccactaaccacgttaaacccacatTCCCATCTAACTAATGACGGCCATATTCCTTCCTTCCAGTGAGGAGATGCCCCGCCCTGCCCCCGCCTTTGCACGGCTCCCTGGCCTGCTCCTCCGACCTCACCAACCACGGCGCCACCTGCGAGTACCACTGTGATGGCGGCTACGAGCGTGGGGGCGTGTCCAGTCGAAGGTGCCAGTTCGACCGCAGCTGGAGCGATGAGGCCGCACAGTGCGTTGGTGAGGATGGAGGCCATGTTTGTTTCACCCCTTTAATGCAACGTTGGTGAGGATGGAGGCCATGTTTGTTTCACCCCTTTAATGCAACGTTGGTGAGGATGGAGGCCATGTTTGTTTCACCCCTTTAATGCAACGTTGGTGAGGATGGAGGCCATGTTTGTTTCACTCCTTTAATGCAACGTTGGTGAGGATGGAGGCCATGTTTGTTTCACCCCTTTAATGCAACGTTGGTGAGGATGGAGGCCATGTTTGTTTCACCCCTTTAATGCAACGTTGGTGAGGATGGAGGCCATGTTTGTTTCACCCCTTTAATGCAACGTTGGTGAGGATGGAGGCCATGTTTGTTTCACTCCTTTAATGCAACGTTGGTGAGGATGGAGGCCATGTTTGTTTCACTCCTTTAATGCAACGTTGGTGAGGATGGAGGCCATGTTTGTTTCACTCCTTTAATGCAACGTTGGTGAGGATGGAGGCCATGTTTGTTTCACTCCTTTAATGCAACGTTGGTGAGGATGGAGGCCATGTTTGTTTCACTCCTGTAATGCAACGTTGGTGAGGATGGAGGCCATGTTTGTTTCACTCCTTTAATGCAACGTTGGTGAGGATGGAGGCCATGTTTGTTTCACTCCTTTAATGCAACGTTGGTGAGGATGGAGGCCATGTTTGTTTCACTCCTTTAATGCAACGTTGGTGAGGATGGAGGCCATGTTTGTTTCACTCCTTTAATGCAACGTTGGTGAGGATGGAGGCCATGTTTGTTTCACTCCTTTAATGCAACGTTGGTGAGGATGGAGGCCATGTTTGTTTCACCCCTTTAATGCAACGTTGGTGAGGATGGAGGCCATGTTTGTTTCACCCCTTTAATGCAACGTTGGTGAGGATGGAGGCCATGTTTGTTTCACTCCTTTAATGCAACGTTGGTGAGGATGGAGGCCATGTTTGTTTCACTCCTGTAATGCAACGTTGGTGAGGATGGAGGCCATGTTTGTTTCACTCCTGTAATGCAACGTTGGTGAGGATGGAGGCCATGTTTGTTTCACCCCTTTAATGCAACGTTGGTGAGGATGGAGGCCATGTTTGTTTCACTCCTGTAATGCAACGTTGGTGAGGATGGAGGCCATGTTTGTTTCACTCCTTTAATGCAACGTTGGTGAGGATGGAGGCCATGTTTGTTTCACTCCTTTAATGCAACGTTGGTGAGGATGGAGGCCATGTTTGTTTCACCCCTTTAATGCAACGTTGGTGAGGATGGAGGCCATGTTTGTTTCACTCCTGTAATGCAACGTTGGTGAGGATGGAGGCCATGTTTGTTTCACTCCTTTAATGCAACGTTGGTGAGGATGGAGGCCATGTTTGTTTCACTCCTTTAATGCAACGTTGGTGAGGATGGAGGCCATGTTTGTTTCACTCCTTTAATGCAACGTTGGTGAGGATGGAGGCCATGTTTGTTTCACTCCTTTAATGCAACGTTGGTGAGGATGGAGGCCATGTTTGTTTCACTCCTTTAATGCAACGTTGGTGAGGATGGAGGCCATGTTTGTTTCACTCCTTTAATGCAACGTTGGTGAGGATGGAGGCCATGTTTGTTTCACTCCTTTAATGCAACGTTGGTGAGGATGGAGGCCATGTTTGTTTCACCCCTTTAATGCAACGTTGGTGAGGATGGAGGCCATGTTTGTTTCACTCCTTTAATGCAACGTTGGTGAGGATGGAGGCCATGTTTGTTTCACTCCTTTAATGCAACGTTGGTGAGGATGGAGGCCATGTTTGTTTCACCCCTTTAATGTAACGTTGGTGAGGATGGAGGCCATGTTTGTTTCACCCCTTTAATGCAACGTTGGTGAGGATGGAGGCCATGTTTGTTTCACTCCTTTAATGCAACGTTGGTGAGGATGGAGGCCATGTTTGTTTCACTCCTTTAATGCAACGTTGGTGAGGATGGAGGCCATGTTTGTTTCACTCCTGTAATGCAACGTTGGTGAGGATGGAGGCCATGTTTGTTTCACTCCTTTAATGCAACGTTGGTGAGGATGGAGGCCATGTTTGTTTCACTCCTTTAATGCAACGTTGGTGAGGATGGAGGCCATGTTTGTTTCACTCCTGTAATGCAACGTTGGTGAGGATGGAGGCCATGTTTGTTTCACTCCTTTAATGCAACGTTGGTGAGGATGGAGGCCATGTTTGTTTCACTCCTTTAATGCAACGTTGGTGAGGATGGAGGCCATGTTTGTTTCACCCCTTTAATGCAACGTTGGTGAGGATGGAGGCCATGTTTGTTTCACTCCTTTAATGCAACGTTGGTGAGGATGGAGGCCATGTTTGTTTCACTCCTTTAATGCAACGTTGGTGAGGATGGAGGCCATGTTTGTTTCACTCCTTTAATGCAACGTTGGTGAGGATGGAGGGCATGTTTGTTTCACTCCTTTAATGCAACGTTGGTGAGGATGGAGGCCATGTTTGTT harbors:
- the srpx2 gene encoding sushi repeat-containing protein SRPX2 isoform X1 — translated: MSLRSLLVFLSWFFYLTAVSGSTDSSEVAEEDYTTHVDYDSLYWCHSPRLTNGEATCHSPRGRAYRTTQGTRCNMRCDRGYRLSGSSSIQCMADRRWSGTSMCRKIRCPVLPLIPHGRYTCTQGFVVDSRCDFTCSPGHRIEGEHSRTCQHGGAWSGAQPICSDTEPPKIKCPRSRIKFADPGKLTARVSWDAPLATDTADKVLDVILVGQQPDSDFSEGANVIRYKVFDQARNRAACKFIIRVEVRRCPALPPPLHGSLACSSDLTNHGATCEYHCDGGYERGGVSSRRCQFDRSWSDEAAQCVAMAIKSDVKTASALLAQLFQKRRLLIVSAPDITDADYEMQNFMIQKSQCGLELRHVTLMQLLGSPPNHTGHIQEDYFTEQVVHQLRQTFRISTSYFSMVLVDKQGLDRERFIIPMSSEELFSYIDSFELDEEEREKLELHKHLCD
- the srpx2 gene encoding sushi repeat-containing protein SRPX2 isoform X2; the protein is MSLRSLLVFLSWFFYLTVSGSTDSSEVAEEDYTTHVDYDSLYWCHSPRLTNGEATCHSPRGRAYRTTQGTRCNMRCDRGYRLSGSSSIQCMADRRWSGTSMCRKIRCPVLPLIPHGRYTCTQGFVVDSRCDFTCSPGHRIEGEHSRTCQHGGAWSGAQPICSDTEPPKIKCPRSRIKFADPGKLTARVSWDAPLATDTADKVLDVILVGQQPDSDFSEGANVIRYKVFDQARNRAACKFIIRVEVRRCPALPPPLHGSLACSSDLTNHGATCEYHCDGGYERGGVSSRRCQFDRSWSDEAAQCVAMAIKSDVKTASALLAQLFQKRRLLIVSAPDITDADYEMQNFMIQKSQCGLELRHVTLMQLLGSPPNHTGHIQEDYFTEQVVHQLRQTFRISTSYFSMVLVDKQGLDRERFIIPMSSEELFSYIDSFELDEEEREKLELHKHLCD
- the srpx2 gene encoding sushi repeat-containing protein SRPX2 isoform X3, with amino-acid sequence MARPPATPPGAEPTGPPRARAATCAATAATACRAAAPSNAWPTAAGPGRPCVARFAAPCCRSSRTAGTPAPKALWWTPGATSPAPPATASRGSTRAPVSTGGLGAGRSPFVQVLSNTEPPKIKCPRSRIKFADPGKLTARVSWDAPLATDTADKVLDVILVGQQPDSDFSEGANVIRYKVFDQARNRAACKFIIRVEVRRCPALPPPLHGSLACSSDLTNHGATCEYHCDGGYERGGVSSRRCQFDRSWSDEAAQCVAMAIKSDVKTASALLAQLFQKRRLLIVSAPDITDADYEMQNFMIQKSQCGLELRHVTLMQLLGSPPNHTGHIQEDYFTEQVVHQLRQTFRISTSYFSMVLVDKQGLDRERFIIPMSSEELFSYIDSFELDEEEREKLELHKHLCD